A window of the Branchiibius hedensis genome harbors these coding sequences:
- a CDS encoding type II toxin-antitoxin system VapC family toxin, with protein MIVDTSALVAVLKAEAGWERIVATVEAAPSLLMSAATYVELGIVVDRRGGSAGTRRADNLLRSWRVEVTDVTVRQANIARAAYRDFGKGTGHPAQLNFGDCFAYALAVERDEPLLFVGDDFSHTDVRVAPL; from the coding sequence GTGATCGTTGATACCTCAGCCCTCGTTGCGGTACTCAAGGCCGAGGCTGGGTGGGAGCGGATAGTTGCAACTGTGGAGGCGGCGCCGAGTCTGCTGATGTCCGCAGCTACGTACGTTGAACTCGGGATCGTCGTTGATCGCCGAGGGGGTTCCGCGGGTACCAGGCGGGCAGACAACCTGCTTCGTTCGTGGCGGGTTGAGGTGACGGATGTGACAGTTCGGCAGGCCAATATCGCCCGCGCTGCCTATCGAGACTTCGGCAAGGGCACCGGGCACCCCGCCCAGCTCAACTTCGGAGACTGCTTCGCCTACGCGCTGGCCGTCGAGCGAGACGAGCCACTGCTCTTCGTCGGCGACGACTTCAGCCACACCGACGTTCGCGTAGCTCCGCTATAG
- a CDS encoding 4Fe-4S binding protein has translation MAFVITQSCCADASCVSVCPVNCIHPTPDEPDFGTTDTLYVDPAVCIDCGACADACPVKAIVPADILRGDARRFIDINAQFYDTPRDETAWTAPSFTHSMDTDGEPLRIAIVGSGPAASYTARHLLTTTTCDVAIFERLPIPGGLLREGVAPDHGSTKAMASAFRWVYAHPRTSTYFNVEVGKDISLAELRQRFHAVIYGVGARGANTVGFVGEADPAVVHAGDVVGWYNGRPSEPGVAPFAMPLDRERVVVIGNGNVALDVARTLLAPVESLANTDMPAGVVEQLRHSKVREVVVLGRRAPKFAAFTRPELLMLPETARCDVVIEDRPGIREEIAELTEVRHQVLASLPVVPIDLTSPPAPGKRIVLGFDTTIAQVVQGQVSLRRTQDAAAGDGMPPQEFAIGAATVVLANGFRVLPQPGLPYDEVTHRIPQQDGRVIDPSTGTPIPGVYLVGWTKRGAVGGLGKNRLDSESTINAVLEDANAGLLKKPTMGWLAFRRLINGRTDVVTARRALHVLDREEKAGRKVGRPREKFVSTDELLAASRLLPRRDRTPIG, from the coding sequence ATGGCTTTCGTTATCACGCAGTCCTGCTGCGCGGACGCGTCGTGCGTCTCCGTGTGCCCGGTCAACTGCATCCACCCGACACCCGACGAGCCGGACTTCGGCACCACCGACACGCTGTACGTCGATCCCGCGGTCTGCATCGACTGCGGTGCGTGCGCGGACGCGTGCCCGGTCAAGGCGATCGTTCCCGCCGACATCCTGCGCGGTGACGCCCGCAGGTTCATCGACATCAATGCGCAGTTCTATGACACGCCGCGCGATGAAACCGCATGGACCGCACCGTCCTTCACCCACTCGATGGACACCGACGGCGAACCACTGCGGATCGCGATCGTCGGCTCCGGGCCGGCTGCGTCGTACACCGCGCGGCACCTGCTGACCACGACCACCTGCGACGTGGCGATCTTCGAGCGTCTGCCGATTCCCGGCGGTTTGCTGCGCGAGGGGGTTGCCCCTGATCACGGCAGCACCAAAGCCATGGCCAGTGCCTTCCGCTGGGTGTACGCGCACCCGCGCACCTCGACGTACTTCAATGTGGAAGTCGGCAAGGACATCAGCCTGGCCGAGTTGCGGCAGCGCTTCCACGCCGTCATCTACGGAGTCGGCGCGCGCGGAGCCAACACGGTCGGCTTCGTGGGCGAGGCGGACCCGGCGGTCGTGCACGCCGGCGATGTTGTCGGCTGGTACAACGGCCGCCCGAGCGAGCCCGGGGTTGCGCCCTTCGCGATGCCGCTGGATCGAGAGCGGGTCGTCGTCATCGGCAACGGCAACGTCGCCCTCGACGTCGCACGGACGTTGCTGGCTCCGGTCGAGTCTCTGGCGAACACCGACATGCCTGCCGGTGTCGTGGAGCAGTTGCGACACAGCAAGGTTCGCGAGGTCGTGGTGCTCGGGCGGCGGGCGCCGAAGTTCGCCGCGTTCACCCGCCCGGAGTTGCTGATGCTGCCGGAGACCGCCCGCTGCGACGTCGTGATCGAGGACCGGCCCGGAATCCGCGAGGAGATCGCCGAGCTCACCGAGGTGCGGCACCAGGTGCTGGCCTCGCTGCCGGTGGTGCCGATCGATCTGACCTCGCCTCCGGCGCCGGGCAAGCGCATCGTGCTGGGTTTCGACACGACCATTGCGCAGGTCGTGCAGGGGCAAGTCAGTTTGCGGCGCACCCAGGACGCCGCCGCCGGCGACGGGATGCCACCGCAGGAGTTTGCGATCGGTGCGGCGACCGTCGTTCTCGCCAATGGGTTCCGAGTGCTGCCGCAGCCCGGCCTGCCCTATGACGAGGTCACCCACCGCATCCCCCAGCAGGACGGGCGGGTCATCGACCCGAGCACCGGCACGCCGATTCCCGGCGTCTACCTGGTTGGGTGGACCAAGCGTGGCGCGGTCGGTGGACTCGGCAAGAACCGTCTTGACTCCGAATCGACCATCAACGCGGTGCTGGAAGACGCCAACGCGGGCCTGCTGAAGAAGCCGACGATGGGCTGGTTGGCCTTCCGGCGGCTGATCAACGGTCGCACCGATGTCGTCACCGCTCGCCGGGCACTGCACGTGCTCGACCGCGAGGAAAAAGCGGGCCGCAAGGTGGGTCGCCCCCGCGAGAAGTTCGTGTCGACCGATGAGTTGCTGGCCGCCTCCCGTCTGTTGCCCCGACGGGACCGTACGCCGATCGGCTGA
- a CDS encoding M1 family metallopeptidase yields MPSADPYLPGHGDTTYDVTRYDLDLDYAIENNHLSGRATLTIRALQDNLRGLTLDLHALKVVKITGVKLERHRHDGNRLRLRLSSPLRVDDRVTFTVAYRGVPSVVRDKVGEAGWEELEDGVLVAGQPGGAPSWFPCNDRASNKAPYRINVTCNSAYFVVANGSRTGVRRHGSKTTWSYVQTEPMAPYLATVQIGRYVEHEVTGGPTRTYAVVPPALRTRFDRAFADQTAMMQLFTRCFGPYPFPSYRIVVTDDSLEIPLEAQSLSIFGSNLLDRRWDSQRLIAHELAHQWFGNAVTLARLQDIWLHEGFACYSEWLWSQECGHGSTQDQAALHWKQLSGKTPRHLLAAPGPEQVFDDWVYKRGALTVHAIRAAIGDESFFALLAGWIDRFKGSNATTQEFVEFAQTFTGHPVGRIVEPWLYELPLPPLPRL; encoded by the coding sequence ATGCCGTCGGCTGATCCCTACCTGCCGGGTCACGGCGACACGACGTACGACGTCACCAGATACGACCTGGACCTCGACTACGCCATCGAGAACAACCACCTGTCCGGTCGCGCCACCCTCACCATCCGCGCCCTGCAGGACAACCTGCGCGGCCTGACGCTCGATCTGCACGCACTCAAGGTCGTGAAGATCACCGGGGTGAAGTTGGAGCGGCATCGGCACGACGGCAACCGATTGCGGTTGCGGTTGTCCTCGCCGCTTCGGGTGGATGATCGGGTCACGTTCACGGTCGCCTATCGCGGCGTGCCCAGCGTCGTGCGCGACAAGGTCGGCGAAGCGGGCTGGGAGGAACTCGAGGACGGCGTCCTGGTCGCCGGGCAGCCCGGCGGGGCACCGAGTTGGTTCCCGTGCAACGACCGGGCCAGCAACAAAGCGCCCTACCGGATCAACGTCACCTGCAACTCGGCGTACTTCGTGGTCGCCAACGGCTCACGCACCGGGGTGCGCCGGCACGGCTCGAAGACGACATGGAGTTACGTGCAGACCGAGCCGATGGCGCCCTACCTGGCGACGGTGCAGATCGGCCGGTACGTCGAGCACGAGGTCACCGGCGGACCCACCCGGACGTACGCCGTGGTGCCGCCTGCGCTGCGGACCCGGTTCGACCGGGCGTTCGCCGACCAGACCGCGATGATGCAACTGTTCACCCGGTGCTTCGGGCCGTACCCGTTCCCCTCGTATCGCATTGTGGTGACGGACGATTCACTGGAGATCCCGCTCGAGGCGCAGTCGTTGTCCATCTTCGGATCGAACCTGCTGGATCGCCGGTGGGACAGCCAGCGGCTGATCGCGCACGAGTTGGCGCATCAGTGGTTCGGCAATGCGGTGACTCTGGCGCGGTTGCAGGACATCTGGTTGCACGAGGGTTTCGCGTGCTACAGCGAGTGGCTGTGGTCCCAGGAATGCGGCCACGGCTCGACCCAGGACCAGGCGGCGCTGCACTGGAAACAGTTGTCCGGCAAGACTCCTCGGCACCTGCTGGCCGCCCCCGGGCCGGAGCAGGTCTTCGATGACTGGGTCTACAAACGCGGGGCGTTGACGGTGCACGCGATCCGCGCGGCCATCGGCGACGAGTCGTTCTTCGCGCTGCTGGCCGGCTGGATCGACCGGTTCAAGGGCAGCAACGCCACGACGCAGGAGTTCGTGGAGTTCGCGCAGACCTTCACCGGGCACCCGGTCGGACGCATCGTGGAGCCGTGGCTCTACGAATTGCCGCTGCCGCCGCTGCCGAGGCTATAG
- a CDS encoding SDR family NAD(P)-dependent oxidoreductase, producing the protein MALFSHERSYAGARVLLTGGCSGLGLELTKLFAADGARVLVGDIHEQAPEGVLPAGVEYRKLDIRSDEQWEETRNWMEANWGGIDVLVNNAGIAAGGRLDVEGMDNWQRIVDVNLLGAVRGIRTFVPLMKAQRSGQIINTASLAGLVHAPAMASYNAVKAGIVAVSETARWELAPYKISVSAICPSFFRTNLHHSLEGKDVEMEQTAVNLITKAPRGAAQVAATAYKKVKQGKFIVITDPDGQIAYFGKRYSPLVYKALMLQAGRRVGSGKTPVPPIIDKLQSLGAKR; encoded by the coding sequence ATGGCTCTCTTCTCCCACGAACGTTCCTACGCCGGCGCCCGCGTCCTGCTGACCGGTGGCTGCTCCGGTCTCGGGCTCGAACTGACCAAGCTGTTTGCCGCCGACGGTGCCCGCGTGTTGGTCGGCGACATCCACGAGCAAGCCCCCGAGGGTGTGCTGCCCGCGGGAGTCGAGTACCGCAAACTCGACATCCGCAGTGACGAACAGTGGGAAGAGACCCGCAACTGGATGGAAGCCAACTGGGGCGGCATCGACGTCCTGGTCAACAACGCCGGCATCGCGGCCGGCGGTCGCCTCGATGTCGAGGGGATGGACAACTGGCAGCGAATCGTCGACGTGAACCTCCTCGGCGCGGTCCGTGGGATCCGCACGTTCGTCCCGTTGATGAAGGCCCAACGCTCCGGTCAGATCATCAACACCGCCTCGTTGGCCGGCTTGGTGCACGCGCCCGCGATGGCCTCCTACAACGCGGTGAAGGCGGGCATCGTGGCCGTGTCCGAGACGGCCCGTTGGGAGCTGGCGCCGTACAAGATCTCGGTCTCGGCGATCTGCCCGTCGTTCTTCCGCACCAACCTGCACCACTCCCTGGAGGGCAAGGACGTGGAGATGGAGCAGACCGCGGTCAACCTGATCACCAAGGCTCCGCGCGGAGCGGCGCAGGTGGCGGCCACGGCGTACAAGAAGGTGAAGCAGGGCAAGTTCATCGTCATCACCGACCCGGACGGTCAGATCGCCTACTTCGGCAAGCGCTACTCGCCGCTGGTCTACAAGGCACTGATGCTGCAGGCAGGCCGTCGGGTGGGCTCGGGGAAGACTCCGGTGCCCCCGATCATCGACAAACTGCAGTCTCTGGGCGCGAAACGCTGA
- a CDS encoding dolichyl-phosphate beta-glucosyltransferase gives MKRQSNSVGSGVTVLDVVIPVYNEQEQLSDSVRTVHAYLSEQFAYPFRITVADNASTDGTLHIAHQVQRELPGVRVVHLDQKGRGRALKQTWLGSDALVLAYMDVDLSTDLDALAPLVASLMSGHSDVAIGSRLARGANVVRGAKREFISRSYNQLLRTVLRVQFTDAQCGFKAIRADVARELLPLVKDTTWFFDTEMLVLAQWSGLRTHEVPVDWYDDPDSRVDIPQTVKDDLAGVWRLLRTRSQLRPALNQIRGSMGRGRLLPVQPAAPTTLPVAVGH, from the coding sequence ATGAAGCGACAGTCGAATTCAGTGGGCAGCGGAGTCACCGTGCTCGATGTGGTGATCCCGGTCTACAACGAGCAGGAGCAGCTCAGCGACAGCGTCCGGACGGTGCACGCGTACCTGAGTGAGCAGTTCGCCTATCCCTTCCGGATCACGGTCGCGGACAACGCTTCGACGGACGGGACCTTGCACATCGCCCACCAGGTGCAGCGCGAGTTGCCCGGGGTCCGCGTGGTGCACCTGGACCAGAAGGGCCGGGGTAGGGCGCTGAAGCAGACCTGGCTCGGCTCGGATGCGTTGGTGCTGGCGTACATGGACGTGGACCTGTCCACGGACCTGGATGCGCTCGCACCGCTGGTCGCCTCGCTGATGTCGGGTCACTCCGATGTCGCGATCGGCAGCCGGTTGGCGCGGGGTGCGAACGTCGTGCGCGGAGCCAAGCGGGAGTTCATCTCACGCAGCTACAACCAGTTGCTGCGCACGGTGCTGCGGGTGCAGTTCACCGACGCGCAGTGCGGCTTCAAGGCGATCCGCGCCGACGTGGCCCGCGAGTTGCTGCCGCTGGTGAAGGACACCACGTGGTTCTTCGACACCGAGATGCTGGTGCTGGCGCAGTGGTCCGGCCTGCGCACGCACGAAGTCCCGGTCGACTGGTACGACGACCCGGACAGTCGCGTCGACATCCCGCAGACGGTCAAGGACGACCTGGCCGGGGTGTGGCGGTTGCTGCGGACGCGCTCGCAGTTGCGACCCGCGTTGAACCAGATTCGCGGATCGATGGGACGCGGCCGGTTGCTGCCCGTGCAGCCCGCCGCACCCACCACACTGCCGGTGGCCGTCGGTCACTAG
- a CDS encoding type II toxin-antitoxin system VapB family antitoxin, with amino-acid sequence MGLNIKNERVHELAKEAARRTGRTQTGVIEVALEEFLARTEAEQSAEARRRRAEELIADLQSMYAGQDLSTDFLYDDETGLPA; translated from the coding sequence ATGGGGTTGAACATCAAGAACGAGCGTGTTCACGAACTCGCTAAAGAGGCGGCACGTCGTACTGGCCGCACGCAGACAGGTGTCATCGAGGTCGCCCTGGAAGAGTTCCTTGCGCGCACGGAGGCTGAGCAATCGGCCGAGGCACGTCGGCGGCGTGCTGAAGAACTCATCGCCGACCTGCAGTCGATGTATGCCGGTCAGGACCTCTCGACCGACTTCTTGTATGACGACGAGACCGGTCTGCCGGCGTGA
- a CDS encoding AurF N-oxygenase family protein produces the protein MSLATEFRTSIDDDDFLARLLSSSEQLSYDPDKEIDWAAPLDPTKYGLNPEWSTLYGTPLWDKMSEQQRIDLTRHEVGSIMQIGIWFEMILQQMIIRDQYLKEPAGHEFRFALTEIADECRHSLMFAKTCEKMGIPHYTPDPVSKELARGFKAVAWGENAYGAILVAEEILDVMQRDWMRGENVLDEVRTTSKIHVVEEARHMGFARHEIRERMEGTWAPRQMLAAKAISIVAFVIVKNLVSKDVYENVGLDRKEALHAVKHNTHHQNLMRLSCIHLMDFLNECRLITPISTPWYRAVHML, from the coding sequence ATGTCACTGGCTACGGAGTTCCGGACCTCCATTGACGACGACGACTTCCTGGCCCGGCTGCTCAGTTCCAGCGAGCAGTTGTCCTATGACCCCGACAAGGAGATCGACTGGGCGGCGCCGCTGGACCCCACCAAGTACGGCTTGAACCCGGAGTGGAGCACGCTGTACGGGACACCGCTGTGGGACAAGATGTCCGAGCAGCAACGGATCGACCTGACCCGTCACGAGGTCGGCTCGATCATGCAGATCGGCATCTGGTTCGAGATGATCCTGCAGCAGATGATCATCCGTGATCAGTACCTCAAGGAGCCTGCCGGTCACGAGTTCCGCTTCGCCCTGACCGAGATCGCCGATGAGTGCCGGCACTCCCTGATGTTCGCCAAGACCTGCGAGAAGATGGGCATCCCGCACTACACGCCCGACCCGGTGTCCAAGGAATTGGCCCGCGGGTTCAAGGCGGTCGCCTGGGGTGAGAACGCCTACGGCGCGATCCTGGTCGCCGAGGAGATCCTCGACGTCATGCAGCGGGACTGGATGCGCGGGGAGAACGTGTTGGACGAGGTCCGCACGACCAGCAAGATCCACGTCGTCGAGGAAGCCCGGCACATGGGCTTCGCCCGGCACGAGATCCGCGAGCGGATGGAAGGCACCTGGGCGCCGCGGCAGATGCTCGCCGCGAAGGCGATCTCGATCGTGGCCTTCGTCATCGTGAAGAACCTGGTCAGCAAGGACGTCTACGAGAACGTCGGGCTGGACCGCAAGGAAGCGCTGCACGCGGTGAAGCACAACACCCATCACCAGAACCTCATGCGGTTGTCCTGCATTCACTTGATGGACTTCCTCAACGAATGCCGGTTGATCACGCCGATTAGCACGCCGTGGTACCGCGCCGTGCACATGCTCTGA
- a CDS encoding glycosyltransferase family 39 protein — protein sequence METATPTLRSTEQAAPASAHFWTRKVDVDPTTPRTSRLTRLVRGPEEDPRWARPALLALLAATAVFYFINLTASGWANSFYSAAVQAGSSNWEAFLFGSSDAANSITVDKPPAALWIMALSVRVFGLSSFSILMPQVLMGVATVGVLYATVKRYFGPAAGLLAGAVMALTPVAVLMFRFNNPDALLVLLMTLAAWATMRAIEKGSIKWMVWVGVFLGFGFLTKTLQVFLVVPFLGIAFLVCANTTLRRRIIGSLAGIAAMVVSAGWWVAIVELTPASMRPYIGGSQDNSFLSLTFGYNGFGRLSGNETGSVGGGGGGTGGGMWGETGIFRMFSDSTGGQISWLIPTALVLLGVGLFLRGRKPRTDLRRAAYLIFGGWLIVTGLTFSFMAGIFHDYYTVALAPAIAALVGMGAVEAWERRTSPIGSITLAVATAAAAVWSFILLSRTTEYGDWLRIGVLAVGMASAFLMLALNWLHRKAIPLVLAGAVVAGLAGPAAYSVTTVSEAHTGSIVTAGPSTGGMGGGMGGGRGGMGGGQAPGGTTGGTGTQQGPGGTTGQAPGGGTGTQQGPGGTTGGTGGGTGTQGGGGMGGLLNSTTPSTEVVAALQANASKYTWVAAAIGSQNAAGLQLATQLPVMAIGGFNGSDPSPTLAQFKAYVAEGKIHYFYGSSTGAGSGSGSSIASWVAANFKKVTIGGSTFYDLTQPTSTSSTSSSSTSTT from the coding sequence ATGGAGACCGCAACCCCGACGCTGCGCAGCACCGAGCAGGCTGCCCCGGCGTCCGCACACTTCTGGACGCGGAAGGTGGACGTTGACCCGACCACCCCGCGGACCTCCCGGCTGACGCGCCTCGTGCGCGGACCTGAAGAAGACCCCCGTTGGGCCCGGCCCGCACTGCTGGCGCTGCTCGCCGCCACTGCCGTCTTCTACTTCATCAACCTGACCGCGAGCGGCTGGGCCAACTCGTTCTATTCCGCTGCGGTGCAGGCAGGTTCGTCGAACTGGGAGGCCTTCCTCTTTGGTTCCTCCGACGCTGCCAACTCGATCACCGTCGACAAACCGCCGGCCGCGCTGTGGATCATGGCGCTGTCGGTGCGCGTGTTCGGGTTGAGCTCCTTCTCGATCCTGATGCCGCAGGTGCTGATGGGTGTGGCGACGGTCGGCGTCCTCTACGCCACCGTGAAGCGATACTTCGGCCCCGCGGCCGGTCTGCTGGCCGGTGCTGTGATGGCGTTGACGCCCGTCGCGGTGCTGATGTTCCGCTTCAACAACCCCGACGCCTTGCTGGTGCTGCTCATGACGCTGGCCGCGTGGGCCACGATGCGCGCCATCGAGAAGGGTTCGATCAAGTGGATGGTCTGGGTCGGGGTGTTCCTCGGCTTCGGCTTCCTGACCAAGACGTTGCAGGTGTTCCTGGTTGTGCCGTTCCTCGGGATCGCCTTCCTCGTGTGCGCGAACACCACGCTGCGCCGCCGGATCATCGGCAGCCTGGCGGGTATCGCCGCAATGGTCGTCTCAGCCGGTTGGTGGGTGGCCATCGTTGAGCTCACCCCGGCGAGCATGCGGCCGTACATCGGCGGCAGTCAGGACAACTCGTTCCTGTCGTTGACCTTCGGCTACAACGGATTCGGTCGGTTGTCCGGCAACGAGACCGGCTCGGTCGGCGGCGGTGGTGGTGGCACCGGCGGCGGAATGTGGGGTGAGACCGGCATCTTCCGGATGTTCAGTGACTCCACGGGTGGACAGATCTCGTGGTTGATCCCCACGGCCCTGGTGCTGCTGGGCGTCGGGCTCTTCCTGCGCGGCCGTAAGCCCCGCACGGACCTGAGACGGGCCGCCTACCTGATCTTCGGGGGCTGGCTGATCGTCACCGGACTGACGTTCTCGTTCATGGCGGGCATCTTCCACGACTACTACACCGTTGCGTTGGCGCCGGCAATCGCCGCCTTGGTCGGCATGGGCGCCGTCGAAGCCTGGGAACGTCGTACGTCCCCGATCGGCTCGATCACGCTGGCGGTGGCAACGGCCGCGGCCGCTGTCTGGTCCTTCATCCTGCTGAGCCGCACCACGGAGTACGGCGACTGGCTGCGGATCGGGGTCCTCGCAGTGGGCATGGCCAGCGCCTTCCTGATGCTGGCGCTGAACTGGCTGCACCGCAAGGCAATTCCGCTGGTGCTCGCGGGTGCGGTGGTTGCCGGCTTGGCCGGCCCCGCGGCGTACAGCGTGACGACGGTGAGCGAGGCGCACACCGGCTCGATCGTGACCGCTGGCCCCAGCACCGGAGGTATGGGCGGCGGCATGGGTGGTGGCCGCGGCGGTATGGGCGGCGGCCAGGCACCGGGTGGCACGACCGGCGGCACCGGGACTCAGCAGGGCCCCGGCGGTACGACGGGGCAGGCGCCCGGCGGCGGGACCGGCACCCAGCAAGGACCCGGTGGTACGACGGGTGGCACCGGTGGCGGCACCGGCACCCAGGGCGGTGGCGGGATGGGCGGTTTGCTCAACTCGACCACTCCGAGTACTGAGGTTGTCGCTGCGCTGCAGGCGAACGCCAGCAAGTACACCTGGGTAGCGGCAGCCATCGGCAGCCAGAACGCTGCGGGTCTGCAACTGGCGACGCAGCTCCCGGTGATGGCGATCGGCGGCTTCAACGGAAGCGACCCGAGCCCGACCCTGGCGCAGTTCAAGGCCTACGTCGCCGAGGGCAAGATCCACTACTTCTACGGATCCTCGACGGGAGCCGGCTCCGGCAGCGGAAGTTCGATCGCTTCCTGGGTCGCCGCCAACTTCAAGAAGGTCACCATCGGTGGTTCCACCTTCTACGACCTGACGCAGCCCACGTCGACTAGCTCGACAAGCTCGTCGAGCACCTCAACCACCTGA